The sequence below is a genomic window from Haematobia irritans isolate KBUSLIRL chromosome 3, ASM5000362v1, whole genome shotgun sequence.
CTCTGATAAAGTGGGTAAAGTTTGTTGAAGTTTACGCGCCACAGCTGAgctcattttcaacataaatgcaaaagaaaaagaatttttaaatcaataaagttaaacaaaaaataatgaaaaaaaaaacactcaaaaagaatagaaaaaattaattaaacacaAATGGTGATCAAAGTCTTATAAAATATCGAATATCATACCTGTATCACCATCACCGTATTCGGCCATGGAATCGGTATCACTTTCCAGACCAGGTTTTGCTGAACTAACAGACTGGCGACCAGCGCTCTTATTGTCCAATCTAAAACAAAAGCAAGCGAAAAATGAAtgataatggaaaaaatatcatCACCTAATAATCTATGCAAACTTACGGCTGCGAGTATTCATGGAAACCACCTTCATCGGGGTAGTCGCGTCTGCCATTCGCCATTTCACGATCGTGGACATCATATTTACCACCACGATTGCGACGTATGATACATATGATAATGAATAGAATGATAATGATAGCCAAGGCCAACATCATGCCGATAAACCAGCCGGCattggccaaattttcattGGGCACTTTAATTGGTCCCTCAACGGCACCAATATCCACCTCTCGTATATCACTTTCCCTTGTGAAATGACCATCAACGGCCACTACACGGAATTCATAGACAGATTCGGGATCTAAGCCGGCAATCTCTTGGTAGTCACGGTTTTTTTCTTCGGGAGTTTGATTCCATTCAGTTTCACCCTTAATCCTGtaaagaaaatggaaaatagttttttgtttgtattctcTAAAAAGCAAAACTTATCACACGGAAATagactatattttaaaattggaaaaagtaGTTGGTTTTTAATCGGACAATGATACAAAAGTCGAACTTCGATTTTTGTCAAGAAATGACCAAAATGGCTACACCGAATTTTTAATAGTGATCAAAATAGaattgattttaataaaaaaaaaatcaaaatgaccAATGTTTAATGAAAGAGGAATGCGAGGTAAATATTCCTATGTTGACTTCTCatgaaaaagtcgaaaactaaaaaaacgaaTTGTATAAGTCGGCTTTTCGTATAACAAAGTCGAAAAGTacacaagaacaaaaaaacaaaaaaaatcgacatGGGGACTTCTGCAAAACTCAAAAGTccacatttgaaatttttgaacaatTGTGTATGTAGTTTATGATCGTCCTACCGATGATTGGGGTACTAGCGGTacgtaatctagcaaaatttggaggaaattttataaaaaaaaaaataacaaaaaaatctaattttgcaaagatttatttctatagaaaattttctaaaaattttattcctataggaaatttttcaaaattttatttttatagacatttttgtcaaaattttatttctatagacatttttgtcaaaattttatttctatagaaaattttctccaaattttatttctatagaaaattttctccaaattttatttctatagaaaattttctcaaaattttatttctaaagaaaattttgtcaaaattttatttctatagaaaattttgtcaaaattttatttctatagaaaattttctcaaaattttagttctatagaaaattttgtcaaaattttagttctatagaaaattttgtcaaaattttagttctatagaaaattttgtcaaaattttatttccaaatttggagaaaattaaaaaaaaaaataccaaacaaaaaaatctaatttcgcaaagatgtatttctatagaaaattttctcaaaattttatttctatagaaaattttgtcaaaattttattccaagaaaattttgtcaaaattttattccaagaaaattttgtcaaaattttatttctatttcgctTTTGAAAGCCATttaatggagaaaattttataaaaaaaaataccaaacaaaaaatgttctcaaaattgtatttctatagaaaattttgtcaaaattttatttctatagaaaattttgtcaaaatttaatttctatttcgcTTTTAAAAGCCATctaatggagaaaattttataaaaaaattaccaaacaaaaaaatgttctcaaaattttatttctatagaaaattttgtcaaaattttatttctatagaaaattttgtcaaaattttatttctaattcgcTTTTGAAAGCCATctaatggagaaaattttgtaaaaaaaaattaccaaacaaaaaaatgttctcaaaattttatttctatagaaaattttgtcaaaattttatttctatagaaaattttctcaaaattttatttctatagaacattttctcaaaattttatttctatagaacattttctcaaaattttatttctattttatttctaaagaaaattttgtcaaaattttatttctatagaaaattttgtcaaaattgtatttctatagaaaattttgtcaaaattttatttctatagaaaattttgtcaaaattttatttctatagaaaattttctcaaaattttatttctatagaacattttctcaaaattttatttctatagaacattttctcaaaattttatttctattttatttctaaagaaaattttgtcaaaattttatttctatagaaaattttgtcaaaattgtatttctatagaaaattttctcaaaagtttagttctatagaaaattttgtcaaaattttatttccaaatttggagaaaattttataaaaaaaattaccaaacaaaaaaatttaatttcgcaaagatttatttctatagaaaattttctcaaaattttatttctatagaaaattttgtcaaaattttgtcaaaatgttatttctatttcgcTTTTGAAAACCATCTAATGTCGATATAGAAAGAACTTTTACATCCTCACTATACTTTGATGAAACTTGTGCTCACGACATTACCTGTATTGTGTGAAGAAATGTGTACCGGCATGACCTTCGCTATTGGGTTTCCAGTTGATGCGGAATTTAGCCAAACCATTATCTGAGGGCTCTTGTTGATATTCGAAATAGGGTACAGCGGGTTCCTTTGATTCTTCAGTAAGTGTACGTTTCTCAATGAAGTGCCtgtaaaattacaacaaaatgtCAAATAGCAGAACTTCTTCATATATTCCAACATCATACTTACAATGTTCCCTCTCCAGCTTTGGTGGTGGCCGCAATAGAAATACGATATTTGGTATTGGGTTTCAAACCGGCCATCTTCATACTGCTGATACGTGGATCAGTGATATGGGGATCATATTCACGTCTCTCACCCACATAGCTGCCTTTAACTTCTTCATAGTAGATTTTGTAACCAGTAAGCTTGCCGTTGGGGTTTAAGGGTTTCTTCCATACCAACCAAAAGGCTGATGAACCCATGGGATAGGCATCCAAAGATTCGACGGGTGAGGGTACACCTTCAGGTGTATCGAAATCAATAACAGCACTAGCGGGACCATTGAAACGTCCATTGTAAGCCAAAACACGGGCAAAGTTCTTGGAATCGGGTTTGAATTGTGTAACCAAGACCTGATTGGAATCTTTCTTAACATGGATTTCTCGTAAACCTTCTTCGCCTTCTTTTTCAGTCCAGGTTTGTATCTTATAACCCTTGAAGTGACCACGAATGGATTCTTCATTGACAGGGTTCCAGTTCAAAATGGCCGAGGTAGCTCCAACAACCTGGGTCATACTGAAATTGGTGGGGGCTTCCAAAGGACCTATGAATTAATATAAATCTGATTAGTTACTGATTACTTAGCAAATGTTCACCTAACACTTACGATCTTCACCGGACCAGCCTACAACCTCTTGGGCAGCCACATTAGCTTGACCATTCTGATTGATGGCCACCACTTTAATGAGATAACGTACAAATGTTGGTTGTTCACCAATTACCAAACTGTCCTGTTTCCAATCGTAAATATCCTTGTTTTCCCAGCTGGCCGCAGGAATATCACGTTTCCATGATACGCGATACTGGAAGTTGGGACCATTGTGATCGATTTCTGGCATAGGAGTCCATGTAATCACCAAATTGGTGGGTTCAGTTCCCTGGCCACGGACATTGTCGGGATTTCTATAGGGCACATCGGGTTGGGTGGTACACACTTCACTATGACCCGATGGAGGAGAGGGTCCAATTTTATTAAAGGCAATCACACGGAATGTATAGTTGGCCCAGGGCGACATGTCGACGACAAACGAGGTGTCAGTTGAAGGAACCTTTTCGTAGGCCACATCCCAGGAAGCCGGAGTGAATGAGGTATTGAACTGAATGGTATAATGGAGGATGGGAGAACGATTATCGCCGCGTGGTTCCCAGGTGATGGCAGCTGTAGTAGGACGGCAATGGACTTCCTTTAGGGAAGGGGCATTTGGTACATCTTGGACAATAAGATTGGCACTGCTGGAggcttcatccaattcggtcctGGCAACACAAGTATATTCGCCTGAATCCAATTCGATGGTCTTGGCAATGGTCAAAGAGTTATCGTTGGTCTTTACAAAACGGGCTTCGGCTTCAAAATCAATTTGCTGGGAGTCCTTCCACCATTCAATCGTCAGATTCAAAGTATCGTCGTGAGCTTCGTTACAACGGAAAGTGGCTGATTGGCCAGCAGCTACTTCATAGTTTTGTGGTCCCTGAGTAATGCGTGTGGCTTCCTTAACCTCCAATGAGCCATTGGCTGTCTTCTCGCCAAATTTGTTTTTAGCATAACAGGTATAGTCACCAAAATCATCATGGATAACCGATTGAATCTGTAGATCACCCGAGGGCAAAACGGTGAAACGTCCACCAGTCAATTCACGGCCATTGTGCAACCATTTAACTTGGGGCTTTGGTGCACCAAATACACGACAACGCATGGTTATATCTTTACCGGCAACAGTGGCTTCCTTGCGTGGAGGTTCATCAATCTCTGGTGGCAAGGCCAATACATTTAGATAGACATCTTTGTAGACATAGCCCAAGGAGTTGGTGGCGTTACAACCGTAATTGCCTGTATCGGATTTAAGCAAATTAGTGATTTTAATGCGATTTGTTTCCACAGTACGTCTGGGATTGGGAGGAGCTTGGCTTATGGGTTTGCCATTGTGTATCCATTGAATGGTGGGTTCTGGAGTACCCAGAGCTTCACAACGGAATTCGACTTCCTCATCTTCGGCagcattttgaatttcaggttcGACAGTGAAATAAGGGACGGCTTGTATCTCAAGATTAATGGAATAGGATTGACCTTTGCCCACACCGTTGAAAACATCGCAAGTGTAGGTGCCAGCATCTTCAAAGGTGGCATAACGTATCACCAAAGATTTGCCATAATGACCCTGAGATATACGATCTCCCCACTGTATGGGAGCTCCATTCTTTTTCCATATGGTTTCGGGCAAAGGAGTACCACCATAGATACAAAACAATTCCACATATTTACCACGTAGAGCCACTTCATTCTTTCTGGTCACATACTGTTGGCGAGGTTCGAACTTATTCTGGGAAGCACTAATACCAGTCTGTTTAACATCCAAAAGGACACGGTTACCGATCTTATATTCATTACGGAACACTGAGGTAGCTGAGCAAGTATAGAATGTGTCTGTTGAGGCATCATCACGGGTAACATTAGAGAACCACAAGGTACCCTCGGGATCCAGAGTCATACGTGAGCTGTTGATGGTTTTGATGCCAGCATCGAAAGTATTCTGAATCAACCAATTGACGGTGGGTTTGGGCCAGCCATCGGGAGCCTGGCACTGCAACGAGAAGGGTTCACCCTCATTGGCTTCGACAATCTTCTTCTCATCCTCCTTGAACGCATTTAACTCGGCCTTGCGCACAAACACCGAGTTCGAGGTGGCAATACCAAATTCATTCTCAGCGAAACATTGATATTGGCCCAAATCTTCGTCTTTCGGCGAGGTAATGACGAGTGTACCACGACCGGGTTGTTGTAGCATACGATTATCATAGGCTTGCCAATCGAATTTTTTGCCGTTCTTAATCCATCGGTATCTGCAAAAAAGAAGGAAATACGAGTTACGGGTTAATTGCTTGTTGACCATTGACTGATAggcaattataaaaatattgtatggtTTAAATAAATGTATACATGACTTTCCATTTTTGGCTAAATGACTCTTTGGGTTTAATTTATAACTTAAGTTTTATGTTTCctgttcttaaaaaaaaagaaatgtgtTTGGCTCTTTATGGCCAGTTAGTTGTTCGCTGGGACAGAGTGGAATGAGGTTGTGGGTGGAAAGAAATGAGGAAAATTTAAGTCGAATAATATATgcataaaattaatcaaataattttgagaTATATCATAAATGTACGAGGTTCATTGCAATGTTGAAAAACTCCAGAAACGGGCAACCATAGTGTTTATGGCAGGGATCGGTTACACTGGTTTTGcttaaaaaagtctggcaaGATGGAGTTTCCCCTTCTGTACAAATATCAAAAATGTAAGCTCTTAGTTCCCATACAGGAACAACCCTCTACCTTGACTgcatatttcaagaaaatcgcaaaactttaaattaaaaaaaaatctggcgATGCCGCTCTCTATCGTTCccagtaaatttcaagtaaagtaAATctgagaaatgaaatctttcaaTTTGCAAAAATCGGGCAAGGGGAGGTATAACTCCTCGACGAGAAATCGAAATATCACGTTccctatatacacacaaaatttttttctggttcaatcacgaaattaattgatccaattaattttcaatcacagaaatgatagtatcaattaaaaaattaattgaaggtcaattaaaaaattaattgatccaattaaaaaattaattgatccaattaaaaaattaattgatactattaatttttatgattgatttttgtttcaattaaaaaatttgttgaatcaattaaatttttaattgaatattttttaaaactcaattaaaattttaattggaaaaattttcgtgaaatttttttgtgtacactgACCCACGTtcattgtaaatttcaagtaaatcggataagTTTAGATTTTGTGctattgcattaaaaaaatagaCGTCCCCTTTCCCGATCGAAAAACCaaccagaattttttttttgtccagaaACAACAGTGAACTTCCCAGGAATTTCGACCAGATATCGTCACGAACCCTATGTTCATTTACTGACCCATGTtcactataaatttcaaataaatcggagaagtttagaTTTTGTCCTACTGTTTTAAAAAAGGGACGTCCCCTTTCCCGATCAAACATCGAAAAACAAATGACAAGATAATCGGGGACAgtattgccagtattggggattttcctccgaatttgggatattttttcgtggatggggacgaaAATTTTGAGTTGGAGACTTGGGGGGTTTGGTGGGgaaattccataaatttggggattttttcgaaatctggTCAGTATAATAAACCAGGTtgcaataattattttcaaGATCTTCTCTTCAAGGGTCAAAATGTAGGACAAGGGAGGTCTAATTTTCACAAGGTCTAACGGGCAAGGTAGAGGTCCAAATATTAacaaatcaggtaccccatattaacttcataaattgtaaatttcaagtaagtcGGAGAAGTTTAGCTTTTTCACTGCACTTTAAAAACTCGAGCAAAAGGTCCccatccccgaccaaatatcgaaaaataatataGCGGATCTTTGTTTAGACGCCATCTTCAACcatctctgaaaatttcaagcaaatcggataactaAAATccctacaaatattaaaaaacaggtaccccatattaacttCGTAACCTAACCcggcctctgtaaatttcaagtaaatcggagaagtttaattattttatagtaCTTTAAAAAATGTCTGGCAAATTGGAGGTCCCCctctccgaccaaatatcgacaaTATTTGTCTAGACGATACTCCCAACCttacctgaaaatttcaagtaaatctgtTCAGCCGTTTGGGTGTCGTCTTGGCAAGAATTAATGAGAGAAGATAAttaaccgttg
It includes:
- the Nrg gene encoding neuroglian isoform X1 → MGRQSSSTLAVVLLVVVLGVTTALVNSPPRIIKQPPTDELLFKVAQATKESDKPFIIECEAEGTPDPTYRWIKNGKKFDWQAYDNRMLQQPGRGTLVITSPKDEDLGQYQCFAENEFGIATSNSVFVRKAELNAFKEDEKKIVEANEGEPFSLQCQAPDGWPKPTVNWLIQNTFDAGIKTINSSRMTLDPEGTLWFSNVTRDDASTDTFYTCSATSVFRNEYKIGNRVLLDVKQTGISASQNKFEPRQQYVTRKNEVALRGKYVELFCIYGGTPLPETIWKKNGAPIQWGDRISQGHYGKSLVIRYATFEDAGTYTCDVFNGVGKGQSYSINLEIQAVPYFTVEPEIQNAAEDEEVEFRCEALGTPEPTIQWIHNGKPISQAPPNPRRTVETNRIKITNLLKSDTGNYGCNATNSLGYVYKDVYLNVLALPPEIDEPPRKEATVAGKDITMRCRVFGAPKPQVKWLHNGRELTGGRFTVLPSGDLQIQSVIHDDFGDYTCYAKNKFGEKTANGSLEVKEATRITQGPQNYEVAAGQSATFRCNEAHDDTLNLTIEWWKDSQQIDFEAEARFVKTNDNSLTIAKTIELDSGEYTCVARTELDEASSSANLIVQDVPNAPSLKEVHCRPTTAAITWEPRGDNRSPILHYTIQFNTSFTPASWDVAYEKVPSTDTSFVVDMSPWANYTFRVIAFNKIGPSPPSGHSEVCTTQPDVPYRNPDNVRGQGTEPTNLVITWTPMPEIDHNGPNFQYRVSWKRDIPAASWENKDIYDWKQDSLVIGEQPTFVRYLIKVVAINQNGQANVAAQEVVGWSGEDRPLEAPTNFSMTQVVGATSAILNWNPVNEESIRGHFKGYKIQTWTEKEGEEGLREIHVKKDSNQVLVTQFKPDSKNFARVLAYNGRFNGPASAVIDFDTPEGVPSPVESLDAYPMGSSAFWLVWKKPLNPNGKLTGYKIYYEEVKGSYVGERREYDPHITDPRISSMKMAGLKPNTKYRISIAATTKAGEGTLHFIEKRTLTEESKEPAVPYFEYQQEPSDNGLAKFRINWKPNSEGHAGTHFFTQYRIKGETEWNQTPEEKNRDYQEIAGLDPESVYEFRVVAVDGHFTRESDIREVDIGAVEGPIKVPNENLANAGWFIGMMLALAIIIILFIIICIIRRNRGGKYDVHDREMANGRRDYPDEGGFHEYSQPLDNKSAGRQSVSSAKPGLESDTDSMAEYGDGDTGLNEDGSFIGQYGRKL
- the Nrg gene encoding neuroglian isoform X2; translation: MGRQSSSTLAVVLLVVVLGVTTALVNSPPRIIKQPPTDELLFKVAQATKESDKPFIIECEAEGTPDPTYRWIKNGKKFDWQAYDNRMLQQPGRGTLVITSPKDEDLGQYQCFAENEFGIATSNSVFVRKAELNAFKEDEKKIVEANEGEPFSLQCQAPDGWPKPTVNWLIQNTFDAGIKTINSSRMTLDPEGTLWFSNVTRDDASTDTFYTCSATSVFRNEYKIGNRVLLDVKQTGISASQNKFEPRQQYVTRKNEVALRGKYVELFCIYGGTPLPETIWKKNGAPIQWGDRISQGHYGKSLVIRYATFEDAGTYTCDVFNGVGKGQSYSINLEIQAVPYFTVEPEIQNAAEDEEVEFRCEALGTPEPTIQWIHNGKPISQAPPNPRRTVETNRIKITNLLKSDTGNYGCNATNSLGYVYKDVYLNVLALPPEIDEPPRKEATVAGKDITMRCRVFGAPKPQVKWLHNGRELTGGRFTVLPSGDLQIQSVIHDDFGDYTCYAKNKFGEKTANGSLEVKEATRITQGPQNYEVAAGQSATFRCNEAHDDTLNLTIEWWKDSQQIDFEAEARFVKTNDNSLTIAKTIELDSGEYTCVARTELDEASSSANLIVQDVPNAPSLKEVHCRPTTAAITWEPRGDNRSPILHYTIQFNTSFTPASWDVAYEKVPSTDTSFVVDMSPWANYTFRVIAFNKIGPSPPSGHSEVCTTQPDVPYRNPDNVRGQGTEPTNLVITWTPMPEIDHNGPNFQYRVSWKRDIPAASWENKDIYDWKQDSLVIGEQPTFVRYLIKVVAINQNGQANVAAQEVVGWSGEDRPLEAPTNFSMTQVVGATSAILNWNPVNEESIRGHFKGYKIQTWTEKEGEEGLREIHVKKDSNQVLVTQFKPDSKNFARVLAYNGRFNGPASAVIDFDTPEGVPSPVESLDAYPMGSSAFWLVWKKPLNPNGKLTGYKIYYEEVKGSYVGERREYDPHITDPRISSMKMAGLKPNTKYRISIAATTKAGEGTLHFIEKRTLTEESKEPAVPYFEYQQEPSDNGLAKFRINWKPNSEGHAGTHFFTQYRIKGETEWNQTPEEKNRDYQEIAGLDPESVYEFRVVAVDGHFTRESDIREVDIGAVEGPIKVPNENLANAGWFIGMMLALAIIIILFIIICIIRRNRGGKYDVHDREMANGRRDYPDEGGFHEYSQPLDNKSAGRQSVSSAKPGLESDTDSMAEYGDGDTGQFTEDGSFIGQYVPGKLQPPVSPQPANNTPASHTPTAPSAPTVAGGAAGANTNATTTGTNTGAVATYV